The following proteins are co-located in the Mycolicibacterium goodii genome:
- a CDS encoding EthD domain-containing protein — MEKVIVTMRSGRAEDDWCARMVGEVSPELLEIGLPGLVLNIRDAPVRDSLMTLTTLDPPVVALVSVWVQQYYGDQLRAVLERLAGECDSLAAYLVTESVPMAPPAVEPGRRADALANIALLRRPAGMDAATWMHRWHVDHTPVAIETQATFGYVQNTVVRALTPGAPAVDGIVEELFPPQAVSDLHAFFGAPDDAELARRMQAMVTSTDAFGASTNIDTVPTGRYLWRSPFAAPDAPSGTCSS, encoded by the coding sequence GTGGAAAAGGTCATCGTGACAATGCGGTCCGGGCGCGCCGAGGACGACTGGTGTGCGCGCATGGTCGGCGAAGTCAGCCCCGAACTGCTCGAAATCGGCCTTCCCGGATTGGTTCTCAACATCCGCGACGCGCCGGTGCGGGACTCGTTGATGACGCTGACGACGCTGGACCCGCCGGTGGTGGCCCTGGTGAGCGTGTGGGTGCAGCAGTACTACGGGGATCAACTGCGCGCGGTGCTCGAGCGCCTGGCCGGCGAATGTGATTCGCTCGCAGCGTATCTGGTCACCGAATCGGTGCCGATGGCGCCGCCTGCCGTCGAACCGGGGCGGCGCGCCGACGCGCTGGCCAACATCGCGCTGCTGCGCAGGCCCGCAGGCATGGACGCGGCGACCTGGATGCACCGGTGGCACGTCGACCACACGCCGGTGGCGATCGAGACCCAGGCCACGTTCGGCTATGTGCAGAACACCGTGGTCCGCGCGCTCACCCCCGGTGCGCCCGCGGTGGACGGCATCGTCGAGGAGCTCTTCCCGCCGCAGGCCGTGTCGGATCTGCACGCGTTCTTCGGCGCCCCCGACGACGCCGAGCTCGCCAGGAGGATGCAGGCCATGGTGACGAGCACCGACGCGTTCGGCGCGAGCACCAACATCGACACCGTGCCGACCGGTCGCTACCTGTGGCGCTCACCGTTCGCCGCACCCGATGCCCCGAGTGGAACGTGTTCTAGTTAG
- a CDS encoding enoyl-CoA hydratase/isomerase family protein, translating into MNLQIDDSNRVRTLTLNRPEALNAFNEALYDEVSNALLAAAGDPEVSVVLLTGAGRAFSSGNDLVEMQARITNPEFAPGEHGFYGMIETLADFPKPLLCAVNGVGVGIGATILGFADLVFMASTARLKCPFTSLGVAPEAASSYLMPRLIGRQNAAWLLMSSEWISAEQAREMGLVFKVCAPEDLLAEARRHAEILAAKPVSSLQAVKKTMVAPVREAIAAATQRESELFVELVGAAANAEALAAFTGRKGSSG; encoded by the coding sequence TTGAACCTGCAGATCGACGACAGCAACCGGGTTCGCACGCTCACCCTGAATCGGCCCGAGGCGCTCAACGCGTTCAACGAGGCGCTCTACGACGAGGTTTCGAATGCGCTGCTGGCCGCGGCGGGTGATCCGGAGGTCTCGGTGGTGCTGCTGACCGGCGCCGGGCGGGCGTTCTCCTCGGGCAACGATCTGGTCGAGATGCAGGCGCGGATCACCAACCCCGAGTTCGCGCCGGGGGAGCACGGGTTCTACGGAATGATCGAGACGCTCGCCGATTTCCCCAAGCCGTTGCTGTGCGCGGTCAACGGGGTCGGGGTCGGGATCGGTGCGACGATCCTCGGATTCGCGGATCTGGTGTTCATGGCCAGCACCGCGCGGCTCAAGTGCCCCTTCACCAGTCTCGGGGTGGCACCCGAGGCGGCGTCGTCCTACCTCATGCCGCGCCTGATCGGCAGGCAGAACGCGGCCTGGCTGCTGATGTCCTCGGAATGGATCAGCGCCGAACAGGCCAGGGAGATGGGCCTGGTGTTCAAGGTCTGCGCGCCGGAGGACCTGCTCGCCGAGGCCCGGCGGCACGCGGAAATCCTTGCCGCCAAACCGGTCAGCAGCCTGCAGGCGGTCAAGAAGACCATGGTCGCACCGGTACGCGAGGCCATCGCCGCGGCCACGCAGCGCGAGAGCGAGCTGTTCGTCGAACTCGTCGGTGCCGCGGCCAATGCCGAGGCGCTCGCGGCCTTCACCGGCCGCAAGGGATCCTCGGGCTAA
- a CDS encoding bacterioferritin-associated ferredoxin — MFVCLCTGTTSHVVNEVVAGGARTSKEVADVCGAGGDCGRCRRTIRAIIAAHGNSNGNSTGHPAQYNGCPSRAGG; from the coding sequence ATGTTCGTCTGTCTGTGCACCGGAACCACCAGCCACGTGGTCAACGAGGTCGTGGCGGGCGGGGCCAGAACCTCCAAGGAGGTGGCCGACGTGTGCGGTGCCGGCGGTGACTGCGGACGCTGCAGGCGCACCATCCGCGCGATCATCGCCGCGCACGGCAACAGCAACGGCAACAGCACCGGCCACCCCGCGCAGTACAACGGCTGCCCGTCGCGCGCCGGCGGTTAG
- the bfr gene encoding bacterioferritin → MQGDPEVLKLLNEQLTSELTAINQYFLHSKMQDNWGFTELAEHTRAESFEEMRHAETITDRILLLDGLPNYQRLFSLRVGQTLREQFEADLAIEYEVLERLKPGIVLCREKQDATSARILEQILADEETHIDYLETQLELMDKLGDALYAAQCVSRPPQSGQ, encoded by the coding sequence ATGCAAGGGGACCCAGAGGTTCTGAAATTGCTCAATGAGCAATTGACGAGCGAACTGACAGCCATCAACCAGTATTTTCTTCATTCCAAAATGCAGGACAACTGGGGATTCACCGAACTGGCCGAACACACGCGTGCCGAATCGTTCGAAGAAATGCGGCACGCGGAAACGATCACCGATCGAATTCTTCTTCTCGACGGATTGCCGAATTACCAGCGATTGTTCTCGCTACGCGTCGGTCAGACGCTGCGCGAGCAGTTCGAGGCCGACCTGGCGATCGAGTACGAGGTGCTGGAGCGGCTGAAGCCCGGCATCGTCCTGTGCCGCGAGAAACAGGACGCCACGTCGGCCCGGATCCTTGAGCAGATCCTCGCCGACGAGGAGACGCACATCGACTACCTGGAGACCCAGCTGGAGCTGATGGACAAGCTCGGCGACGCACTCTATGCCGCGCAGTGCGTTTCCCGGCCGCCCCAGTCAGGGCAGTAA
- a CDS encoding MDR family MFS transporter, whose product MTSSPTSAPPQATEVLLGPRRRNLVFLAVLLGMLLAALDQTIVATALPTVVADLGGAGHQSWVVTSYLLASTIVTAVVGKVGDLFGRKVVFQAAVLFFLVGSVLCGLSGSMTMLVAARALQGIGGGAMMVTATALIGEVIPLRDRGRYQGALGAVFGVTTVIGPLLGGFFTDHLSWRWAFWINVPVGVVVLIVAASAIPALVRSDRRPAIDYLGILFVGLGASGLTLATSWGGGEYAWTSPTIIALFVGSLVALALFVRAETRAAEPILPMRLFASPVFTVCCVLSFIVGFAMLGALTFLPTFMQFVDGVSATESGLRTLPMVAGLLITSTGSGALVGRTGRYKIFPVLGTAVMVVGFVLLSRMDAATPFGLQSLYLFILGTGIGLCMQVLILTVQNTASFEDLGVATSGVTFFRTIGSSFGAAIFGSLFANFLSDRLGPAILRSGAPPAAGESPKVLHELPPDVAAPIVEAYADSLGLVFLCAAPVALLGFVVALFLKEVPLQEFESTARVDLGEGFGMPSTEPAEKVLETAISRIMRHSPEIRLRTVAGRPGCDLDVAGLWALLQIYRHNQVFGTARLTEIADRLRIPYEVFEPIFDRLVTGGYALRTGDQLWLTQPGLRQVDAVSAVLIGRIIEKLEKSPSFEGRPDRGQVEAALERIAHRLLVQRDWTDDRAELAPATP is encoded by the coding sequence ATGACCAGCTCACCCACGAGTGCCCCGCCACAGGCGACGGAAGTGCTGCTCGGTCCGCGTCGACGCAACCTGGTGTTCCTCGCGGTCCTACTCGGCATGCTGCTCGCCGCGCTCGATCAGACGATCGTGGCGACCGCACTGCCGACCGTGGTCGCCGACCTCGGGGGAGCCGGGCACCAGTCCTGGGTGGTGACGAGCTATCTGTTGGCCTCGACCATCGTCACCGCGGTGGTCGGCAAGGTCGGTGACCTGTTCGGCCGCAAGGTGGTCTTCCAGGCCGCGGTGCTGTTCTTCCTCGTGGGTTCGGTGCTGTGTGGGTTGTCCGGATCGATGACCATGCTCGTGGCCGCGCGGGCCCTGCAGGGAATCGGCGGCGGCGCGATGATGGTCACCGCGACCGCGCTCATCGGTGAGGTGATCCCACTGCGGGACCGCGGCCGCTACCAGGGCGCGCTCGGAGCGGTGTTCGGCGTCACCACGGTGATCGGACCGCTGCTCGGCGGTTTCTTCACCGACCATCTGTCCTGGCGGTGGGCATTCTGGATCAACGTCCCGGTCGGCGTCGTCGTGCTCATCGTCGCGGCGAGCGCCATCCCGGCCCTGGTCCGGTCGGACCGCAGGCCCGCGATCGACTATCTCGGCATCCTGTTCGTCGGCCTCGGTGCGTCCGGGCTCACGCTGGCCACCAGTTGGGGTGGCGGTGAGTACGCCTGGACCTCGCCGACGATCATCGCCCTGTTCGTCGGATCCCTCGTCGCGCTCGCGCTGTTCGTCCGTGCCGAAACCCGTGCGGCCGAACCGATCCTGCCGATGCGGCTGTTCGCCAGCCCGGTGTTCACGGTGTGTTGCGTACTGTCGTTCATCGTCGGCTTCGCGATGCTCGGAGCGCTGACGTTCCTGCCCACGTTCATGCAGTTCGTCGACGGCGTCTCGGCCACCGAATCCGGTCTGCGCACGCTGCCCATGGTGGCCGGCCTGCTCATCACGTCGACCGGCAGCGGCGCCCTGGTGGGCCGCACCGGCCGGTACAAGATCTTCCCGGTGCTCGGCACCGCCGTGATGGTGGTGGGCTTCGTGCTGCTGTCGCGGATGGACGCCGCCACGCCGTTCGGCCTGCAGTCGCTGTACCTGTTCATCCTCGGCACCGGCATCGGTCTGTGCATGCAGGTGCTGATCCTCACGGTGCAGAACACCGCGAGCTTCGAAGACCTGGGCGTCGCGACCTCGGGCGTGACGTTCTTCCGCACGATCGGCAGCTCCTTCGGCGCGGCGATCTTCGGTTCACTGTTCGCCAACTTCCTGTCCGATCGGCTCGGCCCCGCCATACTCCGCAGCGGCGCCCCGCCCGCCGCGGGCGAATCGCCGAAGGTTTTGCACGAACTGCCGCCCGACGTCGCCGCGCCGATCGTCGAGGCGTACGCGGACTCGCTGGGGCTGGTGTTCCTGTGTGCGGCGCCCGTCGCGCTGCTGGGTTTCGTGGTCGCGCTGTTCCTCAAGGAAGTGCCCCTGCAGGAATTCGAGTCGACGGCCCGGGTCGACCTCGGCGAAGGGTTCGGGATGCCCAGCACCGAACCGGCCGAGAAGGTCCTGGAGACCGCGATCAGCCGCATCATGCGCCACTCGCCGGAGATCCGGCTGCGCACGGTCGCCGGCAGGCCGGGCTGTGACCTCGACGTCGCGGGCCTGTGGGCACTGCTGCAGATCTACCGGCACAACCAGGTGTTCGGGACCGCCCGGCTCACCGAGATCGCCGATCGTCTGCGCATTCCGTACGAGGTGTTCGAGCCGATCTTCGACCGCCTCGTCACCGGCGGTTACGCGCTGCGCACCGGGGATCAGCTCTGGCTGACCCAGCCCGGGCTGCGTCAGGTCGACGCGGTCTCGGCGGTACTCATCGGGCGCATCATCGAGAAGCTGGAGAAATCCCCGTCCTTCGAGGGTCGGCCCGACCGCGGGCAGGTCGAGGCCGCGCTGGAACGCATCGCCCACCGGCTGCTGGTGCAGCGGGACTGGACCGACGACCGCGCCGAGCTCGCCCCCGCCACCCCCTGA
- a CDS encoding carboxymuconolactone decarboxylase family protein codes for MSRIGDFPDDDVAGWIQRSPDIGTAMANFTHAVYTKGRLPMRVRELARMVIALDNECVVCQNTRDGEGVAAGVDEDLYEHAAEWRTWPGYSPAERIAAEFAHRFATEHTELRDDEDFWARAAEHLDADLLTDLALSCAMWLGMGRMLRTLDIGQSCKITL; via the coding sequence ATGAGCCGGATCGGAGATTTCCCCGACGACGACGTGGCGGGCTGGATTCAGCGTTCACCCGACATCGGCACCGCCATGGCCAACTTCACCCACGCGGTGTACACCAAGGGCAGACTTCCCATGCGGGTGCGCGAACTGGCCCGCATGGTGATCGCGCTCGACAACGAGTGCGTGGTCTGTCAGAACACCCGAGACGGTGAGGGCGTGGCCGCAGGCGTCGACGAGGACCTCTACGAGCACGCCGCCGAATGGCGCACATGGCCCGGGTACAGCCCGGCCGAACGCATCGCCGCCGAGTTCGCCCACCGGTTCGCCACCGAGCACACCGAACTGCGCGACGACGAGGATTTCTGGGCCAGGGCCGCCGAGCATCTCGACGCCGACCTGCTGACCGACCTGGCGTTGTCGTGCGCGATGTGGCTGGGGATGGGCCGGATGTTGCGCACCCTAGACATCGGGCAGAGCTGCAAGATCACCCTGTAG
- a CDS encoding glutamine synthetase family protein has product MACVTSRSAKPLAAAAIAQLESDGVATLIGTVVNPAGLIHAKTVPLRRMSSFAEPGLGASPVFHAFTIDQVGIVFSDAISVVGDQRIRIDLSALRILGDGLAWAPGAFFDQDGTPDPYCSRYALQRVEQRLDAAGLSAQVGHEMEFVLVGPDGSRLPSLLWAQYGLAGLLEFEGFVREVTDSANASGAAIEQFHPEYGANQFEISLAPLPPVAAADQLILMRIIVARVARRHGLRVSLSPLPFAGGVGSGSHQHFSLCRGDTPLLSGGDGARGMADEGESAVAGLLAGLPAAQGVLCGSVLSGLRVRPGLWAGAHNCWGTENREAAVRFIIGGPSNPHGANVEVKVIDPSANPYLATATILGLALHGIENRLPLPQEVAVDPAALTDAQRAESGTALLPCGQGETLPALDSSSLIREILGDEIVDAVLAVRRYEQKNFGDLPPEELADRFRLAWSV; this is encoded by the coding sequence ATGGCTTGTGTGACTTCGCGGTCAGCAAAACCTCTCGCTGCGGCGGCCATCGCCCAACTCGAATCCGACGGCGTCGCGACACTGATCGGCACGGTCGTCAACCCGGCCGGGCTGATCCACGCGAAAACCGTTCCGCTGCGCCGCATGAGCTCGTTCGCCGAGCCCGGGCTGGGCGCCAGCCCCGTCTTCCACGCCTTCACCATCGACCAGGTCGGCATCGTGTTCAGCGATGCGATCAGCGTGGTCGGCGATCAACGCATCCGCATCGACCTCAGCGCACTGCGCATCCTCGGTGACGGATTGGCCTGGGCGCCCGGCGCTTTCTTCGATCAGGACGGCACACCCGACCCGTACTGCAGCCGCTACGCCCTCCAGCGCGTGGAACAACGCCTCGACGCGGCGGGGCTCAGCGCGCAGGTGGGCCACGAGATGGAGTTCGTGCTGGTCGGGCCCGACGGCTCCCGGCTGCCCTCATTGCTGTGGGCCCAGTACGGCCTGGCGGGGCTGCTCGAGTTCGAGGGCTTCGTGCGTGAGGTCACCGATTCGGCGAACGCATCCGGTGCCGCGATCGAGCAGTTCCATCCCGAATACGGCGCCAACCAGTTCGAGATCTCGCTGGCGCCGCTGCCGCCGGTCGCCGCGGCCGATCAACTGATCCTGATGCGCATCATCGTGGCCCGGGTGGCCCGGCGCCACGGGTTGCGGGTCAGCCTGTCCCCGCTGCCGTTTGCCGGGGGCGTGGGTTCCGGCTCGCACCAGCATTTTTCGCTGTGCCGCGGGGACACGCCGCTGCTCTCCGGTGGCGACGGCGCACGAGGCATGGCCGACGAAGGGGAGTCGGCCGTGGCGGGCCTGCTGGCGGGGCTGCCCGCCGCGCAGGGCGTGCTGTGCGGGTCGGTGTTGTCCGGGCTGCGGGTGCGGCCCGGGTTGTGGGCAGGCGCGCACAACTGCTGGGGCACCGAGAACCGCGAGGCCGCCGTGCGATTCATCATCGGCGGCCCGAGCAACCCACACGGCGCCAACGTCGAGGTCAAGGTCATCGACCCGTCGGCCAACCCGTATCTGGCGACCGCGACGATCCTCGGGCTGGCGCTGCACGGTATCGAGAACCGGCTGCCGTTGCCGCAGGAAGTGGCGGTCGATCCGGCCGCGCTCACCGACGCCCAACGCGCCGAGTCGGGCACCGCACTGCTGCCGTGCGGCCAGGGCGAGACCCTGCCCGCGCTGGACTCCTCATCGCTGATCCGGGAGATCCTCGGCGACGAGATCGTCGACGCGGTGCTGGCGGTCCGCCGCTACGAGCAGAAGAACTTCGGTGACCTGCCGCCCGAGGAGCTTGCCGACAGGTTCCGGCTCGCCTGGAGCGTGTGA
- a CDS encoding VOC family protein codes for MIGTLRTVVLDCRDPRKLAEFYVGLIGGEITADEGDWVVVTDPQGHRLACQLSPEHEPPTFPDPRGSQQLHLDIRVDDPDAAERQVLELGATRVTDAIGEDNFRVFRDPAGHPFCLVFNTN; via the coding sequence ATGATCGGTACTCTTCGCACCGTGGTGCTCGACTGTCGGGATCCACGCAAACTGGCCGAGTTCTACGTCGGGTTGATCGGCGGCGAGATCACCGCTGACGAGGGCGACTGGGTGGTGGTGACGGATCCGCAGGGCCACCGGCTGGCCTGCCAGCTCTCACCGGAGCACGAACCACCGACGTTTCCCGACCCCCGCGGATCCCAGCAGTTGCATCTCGACATCCGGGTGGACGATCCCGACGCGGCCGAACGTCAGGTGCTCGAGCTCGGTGCCACCCGCGTGACCGACGCGATCGGCGAGGACAACTTCAGGGTGTTCCGTGATCCGGCGGGGCATCCGTTCTGCCTGGTGTTCAACACGAATTGA
- a CDS encoding SDR family oxidoreductase, with product MRWTPDPEALRDRVAVVAGATRGAGRGIAAALGEAGATVYCTGRSSRSRTCRSDYDRPETIEETAELVSALGGVGIAAQVDHLQIDQVRALAEQIGAEHGRVDILVNDIWGAEILKGPPPTWGRPMWEHNLESGLRILRLGLDTHLITSHCLLPLLVTRPGGLLVEISDGTTEFNAENYRLSVFYDLAKTAVNRLAFSQGHELAAYGGTAVSVTPGWLRSEMMLDNYGVCESNWELALDPARDDGQPVAPPGFAESETPRFVGRGVAAIAADPARARWNQRSVTSAELARCYGFTDVDGRVPDAWAPM from the coding sequence ATGCGGTGGACACCGGATCCGGAGGCACTTCGGGATCGCGTCGCTGTGGTCGCCGGCGCCACGCGCGGCGCGGGCCGCGGTATCGCCGCCGCCCTGGGAGAAGCCGGTGCCACGGTGTACTGCACGGGCCGCAGCAGCAGGTCCAGAACCTGCCGATCGGACTACGACCGTCCCGAAACCATCGAGGAGACAGCGGAATTGGTGTCCGCGCTGGGCGGGGTCGGTATCGCGGCGCAGGTCGACCATCTGCAGATCGACCAGGTGCGTGCGCTTGCCGAGCAGATCGGAGCCGAGCACGGTCGGGTCGACATCCTGGTCAACGACATCTGGGGTGCCGAGATCCTCAAGGGCCCACCGCCGACCTGGGGCAGACCCATGTGGGAGCACAACCTCGAAAGCGGGCTGCGCATCCTGCGCCTCGGCCTCGACACCCACCTCATCACCTCGCACTGCCTGCTGCCGCTGCTGGTCACCCGGCCGGGCGGGCTGCTCGTCGAAATTTCGGACGGGACAACGGAATTCAACGCCGAGAACTACCGGCTGTCGGTGTTCTACGACCTGGCCAAGACCGCGGTCAACCGGTTGGCGTTCAGTCAGGGGCACGAGCTCGCGGCCTACGGCGGCACCGCGGTCTCGGTGACACCCGGCTGGTTGCGCTCGGAGATGATGCTCGACAACTACGGCGTGTGCGAATCGAACTGGGAGTTGGCGCTCGACCCGGCCCGCGACGACGGGCAACCGGTGGCGCCGCCGGGCTTCGCCGAGTCCGAGACGCCGCGGTTCGTCGGCCGCGGGGTGGCGGCGATCGCCGCGGATCCGGCCCGCGCACGGTGGAACCAGCGGTCGGTGACGTCGGCGGAGCTCGCGCGCTGCTACGGATTCACCGACGTGGACGGGCGGGTGCCCGACGCGTGGGCACCCATGTAA
- a CDS encoding dienelactone hydrolase family protein, producing the protein MTPLQRYIAEEIATDHLDGLLSRREALRRLALLGLSTAAATAVIAACSEREQNGPAQNTAENTAQNTTNTAGPPSGTSQPPAEPPGMQTALPTAAVTWAGPNGELQGAWAEAPDARGAVLVIHENKGLTDHIRSVAGRFAGIGYSALAVDLLSGQGGTGQFADPADATAALSKIPPEEFVANLRSGIDELSRRAPDRRLAAVGFCMGGGLVWRLLAAGTPQLAAAVPFYGPTPDDPDFSGSKSVAVLAFYGALDQRVNATEPVARAALEKAGLVHELVTEPGANHAFFNDTGDRYDPTAAADAWRRIQEWFTAHLA; encoded by the coding sequence GTGACTCCGTTGCAGCGATACATCGCCGAAGAAATCGCCACCGATCACCTCGACGGACTGTTGTCACGGCGCGAGGCGCTGCGCCGCCTCGCGCTGCTCGGCCTGAGCACGGCCGCGGCAACCGCCGTCATCGCCGCCTGCAGTGAGCGGGAGCAGAACGGCCCGGCCCAGAACACCGCCGAGAACACGGCCCAGAACACCACCAACACCGCGGGGCCGCCGAGCGGCACCAGCCAACCTCCGGCAGAGCCGCCGGGCATGCAGACCGCCTTGCCCACCGCCGCGGTCACGTGGGCCGGACCGAACGGTGAACTGCAGGGCGCGTGGGCCGAGGCGCCGGACGCCCGCGGCGCCGTGCTCGTCATCCACGAGAACAAGGGCCTCACCGATCACATCCGCTCGGTGGCGGGACGGTTCGCCGGCATCGGGTACTCGGCGCTCGCGGTCGATCTGCTGTCCGGGCAGGGCGGCACGGGGCAGTTCGCCGATCCGGCCGACGCGACGGCCGCGCTGAGCAAGATCCCGCCCGAGGAGTTCGTCGCCAACCTGCGGTCCGGCATCGACGAGTTGTCGCGGCGCGCACCCGATCGCAGGCTCGCCGCGGTCGGCTTCTGCATGGGTGGTGGACTCGTGTGGCGCCTGCTCGCCGCGGGTACGCCGCAGCTGGCCGCCGCGGTGCCGTTCTACGGACCGACACCGGATGACCCCGATTTCTCCGGTTCCAAGAGCGTCGCGGTGCTGGCGTTCTACGGTGCGCTCGATCAGCGCGTCAACGCCACCGAACCGGTGGCCCGCGCGGCGCTGGAGAAGGCCGGGCTGGTGCACGAGCTGGTCACCGAACCCGGTGCCAATCACGCGTTCTTCAACGACACCGGCGACCGTTACGACCCGACGGCCGCGGCCGACGCGTGGCGACGCATCCAGGAGTGGTTCACCGCGCACCTGGCCTGA
- a CDS encoding glycosyltransferase, with amino-acid sequence MRVVQVANFYGPRSGGLRTAVDRLGAEYHALGHDVFLVVPGPHPRHDVMASGVVRISLPAWRIPFTGGYRAVLPGPVTALLEQLQPDVLEVSDRLTLRSLGPWGRAHGVATVMISHERLDRLLAQALPVPLARSVADVANRRTAANYDTVVCTTAFAREEFDRIGASNVTTVPLGVDLDQFHPRRRCARMRSRWAGPHQTLLVHCGRLSVEKEAHRSIDSVAVLRDSGVDARLVVVGDGPLRARLERRAARLPVTFTGHVGCRDTVATILASADVALAPGPHETFGLAALEALACGTPAVVSRTSALREILTSECGAAADNDAGAVADAVTAVISRPEPQRRRSARLRAEQFTWPRAAAGMLDVFGTR; translated from the coding sequence ATGCGGGTGGTCCAGGTCGCGAACTTCTACGGCCCGCGGTCCGGCGGTCTGCGCACCGCGGTGGACCGGCTCGGTGCGGAGTACCACGCATTGGGCCACGACGTCTTCCTCGTCGTGCCGGGTCCGCATCCGCGGCATGACGTCATGGCCAGCGGCGTGGTGCGGATCTCGCTGCCTGCGTGGCGCATCCCGTTCACCGGCGGCTACCGGGCGGTCCTGCCCGGTCCGGTCACCGCGCTGCTCGAACAACTGCAACCGGACGTCCTCGAGGTGTCCGACCGTCTCACGCTGCGTTCCCTCGGCCCATGGGGCCGCGCACACGGCGTGGCAACCGTGATGATCTCCCACGAGCGCCTCGACCGGCTGCTGGCGCAGGCACTTCCGGTTCCGCTGGCCCGGTCGGTGGCCGACGTGGCCAACCGTCGCACCGCCGCCAACTACGACACCGTGGTGTGCACGACGGCGTTCGCCCGCGAGGAGTTCGACCGGATCGGGGCGTCCAACGTCACCACCGTGCCGCTCGGGGTGGACCTCGACCAGTTCCATCCCCGACGCCGATGCGCCCGGATGCGCAGCCGCTGGGCAGGCCCGCACCAGACGCTGCTCGTCCACTGCGGCAGGCTCTCGGTGGAGAAGGAGGCCCATCGCAGCATCGACAGTGTTGCGGTGCTTCGTGATTCAGGTGTGGACGCGCGTCTGGTCGTGGTTGGCGACGGTCCGTTGCGGGCGCGTCTGGAACGCCGCGCCGCGCGGCTACCCGTGACGTTCACCGGTCACGTCGGCTGCCGAGACACCGTCGCGACGATCCTGGCCTCCGCCGACGTCGCGCTCGCGCCCGGACCGCACGAAACCTTCGGTCTGGCGGCGCTGGAGGCCCTGGCGTGCGGCACCCCGGCGGTGGTGTCCCGCACCTCGGCGCTGCGGGAGATCCTCACCTCCGAGTGCGGCGCGGCCGCCGACAACGACGCGGGCGCCGTGGCGGATGCCGTCACCGCCGTCATCAGCCGACCGGAACCGCAGCGCCGCCGCAGCGCCCGGCTGCGGGCCGAGCAGTTCACCTGGCCGCGTGCGGCCGCCGGGATGCTCGACGTGTTCGGCACCCGATAG